GGCGCGGTGGGTGCACGAACTGAGGATGGAAGAAGGCGTCGAAGCCGTGGCCGCGGCGCCGGGCGAGTGGAGCCTGCGCGTGCGCGGAATGGAGTTCGCGCGGTACCGCGGGGGAGAGCTGTTCTATGGAGTCTTCCGCCGGCGGCGCGCCAGATCTGCTGAGCCGGTGCGCAGGCTGGCCCGGGAGCTGGCGCGCATCCGCTCGCTGGACGGACCGGATCCGCGCCACGAGTGGCGGCAGGCGAAGCCCGAGGCGTGGCTCGAGTCGGTGCTGCGTCAGAGGCTGGACCTGATCGATCCGCTTCTGCTGAAGGAGCCGGTGTACAGCCAGGCGGCTGCCGTGGAGGGGACGGACCGGGGCGTCATGGACCTGCTTGCGCTGCGGCGGGACGGGCGGCTGACCGTGATCGAGATCAAAGCCTCGGCCGATCCTGAGCTACCGCTGCAGGCTCTTGGCTACTGGGCTACGGTGGCGCATCATGCGGCGCGCGGCGATTTCGCCCGCCGCGGCTATTTCCGCGGGCATCCGGTCGATCCGCGCCCGCCGCGGCTGGTGCTGGCGGCGCCGGCTCTCGAGTTTCACCCGGCCACGGAAACGCTGCTTGGATTCTTTCATCCGGACGTGGAAGTGGAGCGCGCAGGGCTTGGCGTAGAATGGCAGCAGAGGCCGCGCGTGGTGCTGCGGGCGCATGGCAGCGCGCGGCCCGAGTGGGACGGACCGGGCTGAGGCGAGCGCGGCATGAACTTTCTGTCACAGGTGCGGAGCGCGCTGAAGAAAGTGGATCCTTCGAGCATCCGCGCGCTGGCCGCGAAGCGCTACCGCATCCTGGTGGTGGCCGGTTCCTCCTCTTCCTATGCGGCGGTGGAAGATTTTCTGACGCCTGCCGGGTTGAGCCGGCAGAAGCGGCTGGAGGCGGCCGAGACGCTGGTCCGCGCCTGCGACCCCGACGCTGAAGGCAAGTTCCACTTCATCTTCGCCGAGCGGGGCACGGCGGCGCCCGAGGGCTGGATTCCAGGAGAAGATCTCTTCTTCTTCGACGTCCGGCGTCTGCCCGAGTTCGTCGGGCAGTTCGTTGCAGCGCGCCCCGAAGAGTCGCTGGCGCTGGCAAGGCTGCTCGAGCCGGTGCGGCATGAATACGCGCGGCAGACGATCCATCAGGTGGCGCGGGAGAACGCGCTGTTCAGCATCCTGACGTCGCTGCCGAACGTGGTGCCGGGGCTTGCACAGATCCCCTGGCTGCTCGGCGAGTTCGCTTCGGACACGGCGGTGCTGACGGCGAACCAGATCCGGATGGCGTTCCTTCTGGCCGCAGCCAGCGACCGTGAAGTGGGCTTCAGCGAGCAACGTCGGGAGATCGGATCGATCGTGGCGGGCGCGTGGGGCTGGCGCGCGGGGGCGCGGCAGCTGGTGAGCAAGATCCCCTTTGGCGGCGGCATCATTCCCAAGGCGGCTGTCGCCTACGCAGGCACCTATGTCGTGGGCCTGGCGCTGGACCGGCTGTACCGTCTCGGCTACGGATTGAGCCGCGAGGAGCGGGAGAAGGCATACGAAGAGGCGTACGCCAGAGGACGGCAGGTGGCTTCCAACCTGGTGCGGATGGTCAAGGCGGGCTGAGGCGGGAAGGGAGATACCAGGAAGGCAGCATCATCCATGACCGATTCCAGACCCGTAGCCATCGTCACCGGAGCTTCGCGCGGCATCGGCCGCGGCATCGCGCTGGAGCTGGCCCGCACGCACCGCGTCATCGGAACCTACCGCGGGCGGCGCGATGCGGCGGAGAGCCTGCAGGCCGAGTGCGGGGCCGACATCGTGCAGTGCGACATCGCTTCCGCCGCCGACCGCATGGCGCTGATCGAACACGCGCGGAAGAACTACGGGCGGCTGGACCTGCTGGTGAACAACGCCGGCATCGCGCCGCGCGAGCGTCTGGACCTGATGGACGCCACGGAAGAGATTTTCGACGAGGTACTCGCCACGAACCTCAAGGGGCCGTATTTTCTGACGCAACTGGCCGCGCGGTGGATGGCGGAACAGGGCGCAGGGCGGATCGTGTTCGTGACTTCGATCTCGGCCTACACGGCATCGCTCAACCGCGGCGAGTACTGCATTTCCAAGGCCGGCCTGAGCATGGCGGTGCGGCTCTGGGCGGCGCGGCTGGCGCGCCACGGCGTGCTGGTGTTCGAAGTAAGACCGGGCATCATCGAAACGGACATGATCGAGAAGGTCCGCCAGGCGTACGAGGAAAAGGCGCGCGCCGGCCTGATTCCGCAGGGACGGCTGGGCGCGCCGGCGGACGTGGCGCGGCAGGTGCGCGCGATTGCGGACGGGCTGCTTGATTACGGCACGGGCACGGTGCTGAACGCCGACGGCGGATTCCACCTGCGCACGTTGTGATATAACTGGCATTTCAATTTGGCGCGGGCCGGGCGCCTGCGCCGGGGAGATCCTTCCATCATGAACAAGAAGTTCTACGGTCCGTGGATCGTCTTCGCCGCCTTCATCACGTTCGGCCTGTCCACCGGGCTGCCGTACTACAACATTTCGTTCTTCTACGACTACTTCAACCGGGATTTCGGCTGGTCCCGCGAGCAGATCACGCTGGGCTTCCCGCTGGCGGTGGCCCTGACGATCTGGACGGGGCCGCTGCTGATCCACCGCTTCAGCCCGCGCAGGCTGATTCTGGTGGGGACGTTTCTGACGTTCTGCGCGCTGGCGGGATTCGGGCTGATGCCGGGCATGCTGGGCGTGTACTACCTGCTGTGGGTCGTCTACACGATCGGCTACTTCCTGTCCGGCCCGCCGCCGCACCAGTTCATCGTCTCCAACTGGTACAAGCGGAACCGCGGCAAGGCGATGGCCGTGGTGTATGTGGGCGTCGGCGTGATCGGGTCGCTGGGCAGCTTCCTGGCCAAGCCCCTCACGGAGTGGTTCGGCTATCACATGGCGCTGGTCATTCTGGGCCTGATGCTGTTTCTCGCCTGGCCGCTGGTGATCTTCGTCATGAAGGACCATCCGCGCGAGATGGGTCAGAACCCGGATGGCGATCCCGAGCCGCCCGCCGAGCAGGCGGTGCAGCCGCAGAGTTTCCGGTGGCTGCTGTCGAAGCCCGCGTTCTGGCTGCTGCTGGTGGGCAGCGTCTGCTCGATCGGCAGCATCGGCGCGGTGAACTTCCACATGAAGTTCGTGTTCCTCGACCAGGGCTTCCAGCCGGGGCCGCATGCCGACGGGGCGTGGCGCACGGCCTCGATTCTGATCCTGTGGTCCTCGATTGCAGGCCGGCTCGGAATGGGCTATCTGGCGGACCGCTTCAACAAGAAGTGGGTGATGTTCATCACGTATTTCATCGTGGCCGCCACCATTCCGCTGCTGCTGCACGTGCATCCGGGACAGGAGATCTGGCTGTACATCTTCGCGGTGATGTTCGGCTTCGGAATGGGCGCCGATTACATGCTGATCCCGCTGATGGCGGCGGAAGCATTCGGCGTGAACACGCTGCCGAAGGCGATGTCCGTCATTCTGCCTGCCGACACGATCGGGCAGACCTGGTTCCCGTACGTCGTGTCCCACCTGCGCACGATGCTGGGCAGCTATGACAAGGCCCTGATGGTCGTGCTGGCCATCGCAATGACGGGCGCGCTGGCCATCGCGCTGCTGCCGAACACGAAAGCGCTTGGAGAAAAGAACCGGGTCAGCTGATACAGTTCATGCGTTATTTCACATACAAGTCTCTGGAAGAACTGGAAGCGGCGGCGCGCGCCGTGGGCGCGCAGCACGTCCGCTTCATTCACGACAAGGCGCGCGTGCAGGAGCTGCTGCAGCGCAAAGTGCAGGCGGGCGGCATCACTGCGGGCAACTCCATGGCGATTCATCCCATGGAGGGCTGCGACGGCACGCTGGACGGAAAGCCGGACGAATTGACCTGGCGGCGGTACGAGCGGTTCGCGCGGGGCGGGGCGAAACTGATCTGGTTCGAAGCCACCGCCGTGCGCGAAGACGGGCGCGCCAATACGCGGCAGGTGCTGCTGAACCGCGCCAACGCGGACGAGTTCGCCCGGCTCGTCGAAATGATGCGCCGCGTGCACCGCGAAGAATGGGGCTCGGCGGACGACCTCCTGATCCCCGTGCAGCTCACGCACTCCGGGCGGTACTCGCATCCGGTGCGCGTCATCGCGTACCACAATCCGCTCATCGACCAGAAGACCGGCACGCCGCCGGACTATCCCGTGATCAGCGACGACGAGCTGGAGCGGCTGGAAGATGTCTATGTGGATGCCGCCGGGCTGGCGCTCGAGGCGGGATTCGACGCCGTCGACATCAAGGCGACGCACGGCTACCTGCTGAGCGAGCTGCTGGGGGCGAAGACGCGGGAGGGACGCTACGGCGGCTCCCTCGAGAACAGAACACGATTCATCCGGAATGTTCTTGGCAAGATCCGCGCGAAGTACGGCCGCCGGCTGATGCTGTGCATGCGGCTGGGCTGCTTCGACGGCGTGCCGTACGTCACGGATCCCGAAACGGGGCTGGGCAAGCCGCTCCCGTTCCCGGTTCCTTATCCCTGGGGCTGGGGCGTGAATCCGATGAACCCGCTCGAGCCGGACCTGACGGAAGTGAAGCAGGCCATCCGCTGGTTCATCGACTGGGGCATCGAGCTGCTCAACGTCTCGCTCGGGAGCCCTTATTACAACCCGCACATTGGCCGCCCGTTCGAAAAGCCCGACGAGGGCAACTACGAAGAGCCGGAGCATCCGCTGCTGGGAGTGGACCGCCATTTCCGCATCGCCGGCGAGCTGCAGCAGGCTTTCCCGGAGCTGCCGATGGTGGGGACGGGCTACAGCTGGCTGCAGAAGTACTTCATCCACGCGGGCGCCGCCAACATCGAGGACGGGAAGATCCGTTTCGTGGGCATCGGGCGCGGAGCGCTGACGTATCCGGACTTCGCCCGCGACGTGATCGAAAAGGGCGAGCTCGACGAATCGCGCGTCTGCAAGACGCTGACCTACTGCACGTACCTGATGCGGCAGAAGCACAATGAGCTCGGGCAGTTCCCCACGGGCTGCCCGCCGTTCGACAAGACGGTCTACGGGCCCATCGTGAAGCAGGCGCGCGAGATGAAACGGCGGCTGCAGGGCGGCTGAAGCCGCGCCCTACTCGCGGAGCGCGCTGGCCGGATCGAGCC
This DNA window, taken from Bryobacteraceae bacterium, encodes the following:
- a CDS encoding oxidoreductase → MRYFTYKSLEELEAAARAVGAQHVRFIHDKARVQELLQRKVQAGGITAGNSMAIHPMEGCDGTLDGKPDELTWRRYERFARGGAKLIWFEATAVREDGRANTRQVLLNRANADEFARLVEMMRRVHREEWGSADDLLIPVQLTHSGRYSHPVRVIAYHNPLIDQKTGTPPDYPVISDDELERLEDVYVDAAGLALEAGFDAVDIKATHGYLLSELLGAKTREGRYGGSLENRTRFIRNVLGKIRAKYGRRLMLCMRLGCFDGVPYVTDPETGLGKPLPFPVPYPWGWGVNPMNPLEPDLTEVKQAIRWFIDWGIELLNVSLGSPYYNPHIGRPFEKPDEGNYEEPEHPLLGVDRHFRIAGELQQAFPELPMVGTGYSWLQKYFIHAGAANIEDGKIRFVGIGRGALTYPDFARDVIEKGELDESRVCKTLTYCTYLMRQKHNELGQFPTGCPPFDKTVYGPIVKQAREMKRRLQGG
- a CDS encoding MFS transporter, coding for MNKKFYGPWIVFAAFITFGLSTGLPYYNISFFYDYFNRDFGWSREQITLGFPLAVALTIWTGPLLIHRFSPRRLILVGTFLTFCALAGFGLMPGMLGVYYLLWVVYTIGYFLSGPPPHQFIVSNWYKRNRGKAMAVVYVGVGVIGSLGSFLAKPLTEWFGYHMALVILGLMLFLAWPLVIFVMKDHPREMGQNPDGDPEPPAEQAVQPQSFRWLLSKPAFWLLLVGSVCSIGSIGAVNFHMKFVFLDQGFQPGPHADGAWRTASILILWSSIAGRLGMGYLADRFNKKWVMFITYFIVAATIPLLLHVHPGQEIWLYIFAVMFGFGMGADYMLIPLMAAEAFGVNTLPKAMSVILPADTIGQTWFPYVVSHLRTMLGSYDKALMVVLAIAMTGALAIALLPNTKALGEKNRVS
- a CDS encoding 3-ketoacyl-ACP reductase, producing the protein MTDSRPVAIVTGASRGIGRGIALELARTHRVIGTYRGRRDAAESLQAECGADIVQCDIASAADRMALIEHARKNYGRLDLLVNNAGIAPRERLDLMDATEEIFDEVLATNLKGPYFLTQLAARWMAEQGAGRIVFVTSISAYTASLNRGEYCISKAGLSMAVRLWAARLARHGVLVFEVRPGIIETDMIEKVRQAYEEKARAGLIPQGRLGAPADVARQVRAIADGLLDYGTGTVLNADGGFHLRTL